CGCGAACCGCGAATCGTGCGTCACCATGCAGATCGTGGTGCCGGCGCGGTGAAGCTCGCGCATCAGCTCCATGACCGCCTCGCCGTTGGTCGAGTCGAGGTTTCCGGTCGGCTCGTCGGCGAGCAGGATCGCGGGATCGCCCGCGAGCGCCCGTGCCACGGCCACGCGCTGCTGCTGCCCGCCCGACAACTGGGTCGGAAGATGATTGACGCGATGCAGCATGCCGACCCGTTCGAGCGCGTTCTGAACCCGCTTGCGGCGATCCGCGGTGGGCAGTCCACGATAGGTGAGCGGCAGCTCGACGTTCTCGGCCACCGTCAGATCGCCGATCAGGTTGAAGCTCTGGAAGATGAAACCGATCTGGCGATTGCGGATCCGCGCGCGGTCGACCGGCCTGAGCGCGTGCACCGCGCGCGAGTCGAGCCAGTACTCGCCGCCACTGGGCGAGTCGAGCAGTCCGAGGATCGAGAGCAGCGTGGACTTGCCGCATCCCGACGGGCCGGTGATCGACAGGAATTCGCCACGCTTCACCTCGAGGTGCACGCCCGAGAGCGCGTGCGTCTCGACGTCCTCGGTTGTGAACACCTTGGAGACTCCCTGCATGCGGAGCATCGGGGTCGCGGCTCTCGCGTCGGTGGTCGAACGGGCGGGCATCGGCTTCACGGCGGGTTCCTGCGGGGTCACGGTCATGGAGTAATCCTCGGAAGTTCCGGTGCGGGGAGTCATCACTTGAGGCGCACGCGATCGACGTGCTGCCACTGGCTCATGTCGGAAAGAATCACGCGATCGCCGGGGACCAACCCCGACTCGATCACGACGGCATTGAAGGATGCCCGCCCGAGGCGGACCGATACGCGGATCGCGCTGTGACCATCCGCGGACAACTTGAACATCCGCGTCGTGGTCTCGCTCTCGCCCAGCGCCGGGCGGCCGACCGAGACCACGTCGTCGAGTTTTTCGATCTCGACCGTGCCCTCGACGCTCATGTCCGGACGCGCGCCGCGCGGCAGCGAGTCCGAAAGGGTGACGTCGACGTTGACGAAGCCGTTCTGTGCGCCGGGATCGATGCGCGACAGGCGGCCGGTGACGACGCCGTCGCGGGTATCGACGGTGGTCGGCAGCCCGAGCGTGAGATCGCGCGCCTGGGTCTCGACCACCTGCAACACCGCCTTCAAGCGCTCCGACGAGGCGACGCGCGCAAGCCGCTGGCCGGACTGCACCCACTGCCCGGGCTCGAGCGACAGTTCCTGAACGGTGCCGGAGGCACCGGCGCGCACCTGCATGCTCGCGACCCGCTCGCGCTGAAAGCGAGCGATCGCGCGCAGCCGCTCGACGTCGGCCTTGCGCAGCTCGATCTGCGCCAGGAACGCCTCGCTCGCCACCACCGTGCGGCGCTTCTCGCCGGTGTTGCGCTCCTTCGCCTCTTCGAGACGATCGCGCGCACGGTCGACGTCCATGGTCGAGTTGAGTCCGTCCTGAGCGAGTCGTTCAGCGACCGCAACGGCGCGCTCGGCCTCACGCAGTTCGGTGCGTGAACTGGCGAGCGAGCCCTCTTGAATCAGCTTCGCGGTCTCGAGACTCGAGCGCACGCTCGCCAGTTCGGCCTCGGCCAGCTTGAGCTGGCGCTCGGCGTCGAGCGCTTCGAGCTGGACATCGGGATTGCTCAGCTCGATCAGAATGGTGCTGGCTTCGACCGGCGAACCCGGACGCGCCAGCACCTGCTCGACGCGCCCTGCGGTGAGGGCCGAAACGAAGCGCTGATTCTCGGGTACCAGCGTGCCGTTGCCGTGCACGCGGCGCACCAGCTCGCCGCGCTTGACCACGTCGATCAGCAGCGT
This genomic interval from Candidatus Eisenbacteria bacterium contains the following:
- a CDS encoding ABC transporter ATP-binding protein yields the protein MTVTPQEPAVKPMPARSTTDARAATPMLRMQGVSKVFTTEDVETHALSGVHLEVKRGEFLSITGPSGCGKSTLLSILGLLDSPSGGEYWLDSRAVHALRPVDRARIRNRQIGFIFQSFNLIGDLTVAENVELPLTYRGLPTADRRKRVQNALERVGMLHRVNHLPTQLSGGQQQRVAVARALAGDPAILLADEPTGNLDSTNGEAVMELMRELHRAGTTICMVTHDSRFARYASRAVHLFDGRVVSEKEER
- a CDS encoding HlyD family efflux transporter periplasmic adaptor subunit, which produces MDIPREKKKDPRRPWLIAAIVVGVLVSLLGLSRLGPASPQLEKATLLIDVVKRGELVRRVHGNGTLVPENQRFVSALTAGRVEQVLARPGSPVEASTILIELSNPDVQLEALDAERQLKLAEAELASVRSSLETAKLIQEGSLASSRTELREAERAVAVAERLAQDGLNSTMDVDRARDRLEEAKERNTGEKRRTVVASEAFLAQIELRKADVERLRAIARFQRERVASMQVRAGASGTVQELSLEPGQWVQSGQRLARVASSERLKAVLQVVETQARDLTLGLPTTVDTRDGVVTGRLSRIDPGAQNGFVNVDVTLSDSLPRGARPDMSVEGTVEIEKLDDVVSVGRPALGESETTTRMFKLSADGHSAIRVSVRLGRASFNAVVIESGLVPGDRVILSDMSQWQHVDRVRLK